In Mercenaria mercenaria strain notata chromosome 13, MADL_Memer_1, whole genome shotgun sequence, a single window of DNA contains:
- the LOC128547836 gene encoding uncharacterized protein LOC128547836 — MVSALAYIHNICDRKDPTKAFVVKKILFGLRKIQNTDKRLPISYDILRQMVQVLPQVMVNPELRLLCQTMFVAAFFALLRIGEITVTQSGDRNTILLKNVSFQYINHKPMKASLVLGSFKHSQGVSATVSVKRHKNKNTCPVRLLHKYINSCNHTTGTLFKFPCGRPVTDIFFKSDLRECIQKCRLDSALYTPHSFRIGGATHAYDCNLSDSRIRFLGKWKSNAYQKYIRPSNSLT, encoded by the coding sequence ATGGTCTCAGCATTAGCCTATATTCACAATATTTGTGATAGGAAAGATCCTACAAAAGCATTCGTggttaaaaaaatcttatttggtTTGcgtaaaattcaaaatacagataaaagGTTACCAATTTCTTATGACATCTTACGGCAGATGGTTCAAGTTTTGCCCCAGGTTATGGTCAACCCCGAATTACGTTTACTGTGCCAGACTATGTTCGTAGCAGCTTTCTTTGCTTTGTTACGTATAGGGGAAATTACTGTCACACAATCGGGGGACCGCAATACAATTTTGTTGAAGAATGTCAGTTTCCAGTATATCAATCACAAACCTATGAAGGCGTCTTTAGTCTTGGGCAGCTTCAAACATTCCCAAGGGGTGTCAGCTACAGTATCGGTTAAACGTCACAAAAATAAGAACACATGTCCGGTGCGATTATTGCATAAATACATCAACAGTTGCAATCACACCACAGGAACGTTATTTAAGTTTCCATGTGGCCGTCCAGtcactgacattttttttaaatctgatttaCGTGAATGTATTCAGAAATGTAGGTTAGATTCAGCATTATATACACCTCATTCATTTCGTATAGGGGGCGCAACTCATGCGTATGACTGTAATCTGTCTGATTCTAGGATCAGGTTTTTAGGCAAATGGAAATCAAATGCTTATCAGAAATATATTCGGCCTTCAAATTCATTAACATAG
- the LOC123530496 gene encoding uncharacterized protein LOC123530496, translated as MGSSSSCAIFETFSSAIQWIAQVKLQIPHMVHILDDFLLLAKSYDDCQKALLTFLQFCDEVGIPIKAEKTEYPAQVMTFMGLELDSVEMEARLPNDKLYKLRRLLQQYTKRRKVKLVELQSLLGLLNFCCSVVLPGRSFMRRLSDLTKNVKKPHHGISLTAESRRDIQAWLLFISHFNGKKLLLDFKRVTDKTLHLFTDAAGALGYGAIYSSHWFFGSWPSHLVHHQITFKELFPMVLSLEIWGPQLMNKCIILHSDNEAVVYIINKQSSKDKYIMVLVRRLVLACMKNNILVRAAHIPGKANTLPDLLSRLQIDKIRALSTAMDDMPSVVPEHLLEI; from the coding sequence ATGGGTAGCTCATCTTCATGTGCcatttttgaaacttttagtTCAGCGATTCAATGGATCGCACAGGTTAAACTGCAGATTCCACACATGGTTCATATCTTGGATGATTTTCTGCTCTTAGCTAAGTCATATGACGATTGTCAAAAGGCTCTTTTAACTTTCTTACAATTTTGCGATGAGGTGGGTATTCCAATTAAAGCCGAGAAAACGGAGTATCCTGCCCAGGTCATGACTTTTATGGGTTTAGAGCTAGATTCGGTTGAGATGGAAGCCAGATTACCTAATGATAAATTGTACAAACTACGCAGACTCCTGCAACAGTATACAAAGCGTAGGAAGGTCAAACTAGTGGAACTGCAATCCCTACTTGGTTTACTTAATTTTTGTTGTAGTGTTGTCTTGCCAGGGCGGTCTTTTATGCGCAGATTGTCCGATCttactaaaaatgttaaaaaacctCATCATGGCATCTCACTGACAGCAGAGAGCAGGCGGGACATTCAGGCCTGGCTTCTCTTCATTTCACATTTCAATGGTAAAAAGCTTTTGTTGGATTTTAAGAGGGTGACAGATAAAACGTTACACCTGTTTACAGATGCAGCAGGGGCTTTAGGTTATGGGGCTATTTATAGCTCACACTGGTTTTTTGGAAGCTGGCCTTCCCATCTGGTACATCACCAGATCACATTTAAGGAATTGTTTCCAATGGTTCTTTCCTTGGAAATCTGGGGTCCGCAACTGATGAATAAATGCATTATTCTTCATTCAGACAATGAAGCTGTGGTATACATAATTAACAAGCAATCTAGTAAGGATAAATACATTATGGTTCTAGTCAGACGCCTGGTTTTAGCATGCATGAAAAACAATATTCTTGTGAGAGCCGCTCACATCCCGGGTAAGGCCAATACTTTACCTGACTTACTTTCCCGTTTACAGATAGACAAGATCCGGGCTTTATCCACAGCAATGGACGACATGCCATCAGTAGTCCCGGAGCATCTGTTAGAAATTTGA
- the LOC123530495 gene encoding uncharacterized protein LOC123530495, whose protein sequence is MDIVTLGSNNYNHVVPAAPPVYAIPPRPPAAPPVVPSCRTTISSCCTPVVPSAPPVHAVPSSQAALSVVPSASSVHAVPPSPVAAPSVVPSAPPAHTVPQSPAASSVVPAAPPVHALPSSPAALSVVPSAPSIQAIPPSPAAALPLVPSAPSVHAVPPPPAAPPVIPSVPSVHGIPSPPAAALPLVPSAPSVHAVPPLQAAPPVVPSAPPVHTGLPSPAAPPPVVPSAQPVHAVPQPPAAPL, encoded by the exons ATGGATATTGTAACACTTGGATCAAAC AATTATAACCATGTAGTGCCAGCGGCTCCACCTGTTTATGCCATACCACCACGTCCTCCAGCAGCACCCCCTGTAGTGCCGTCATGCCGTACCACCATCTCCAGTTGCTGCACCCCTGTAGTGCCGTCGGCTCCACCTGTTCATGCCGTACCATCATCTCAAGCAGCACTCTCTGTAGTGCCGTCGGCTTCATCTGTTCATGCCGTACCACCATCTCCAGTTGCTGCACCCTCTGTAGTGCCGTCGGCTCCACCTGCTCATACCGTACCACAATCACCAGCAGCATCCTCTGTAGTTCCGGCGGCTCCACCTGTTCATGCCTTACCATCATCTCCAGCAGCACTCTCTGTAGTGCCGTCGGCTCCATCTATTCAAGCCATACCACCATCTCCAGCAGCTGCACTCCCTCTAGTGCCGTCGGCTCCATCTGTTCATGCCGTACCACCACCTCCAGCAGCACCCCCTGTAATACCGTCGGTTCCATCTGTTCATGGCATACCATCACCTCCAGCAGCTGCACTCCCTCTAGTGCCGTCGGCTCCATCTGTTCATGCCGTACCACCGCTTCAAGCAGCACCCCCTGTAGTGCCGTCGGCTCCACCTGTTCATACCGGACTACCATCTCCAGCAGCTCCACCCCCTGTAGTGCCGTCGGCTCAACCTGTTCATGCCGTACCGCAACCTCCAGCAGCACCCCTGTAG